A genomic region of Gossypium hirsutum isolate 1008001.06 chromosome D01, Gossypium_hirsutum_v2.1, whole genome shotgun sequence contains the following coding sequences:
- the LOC107921002 gene encoding uncharacterized protein isoform X2 has protein sequence MRVLMHSPKSKANVDTIIERCAGAGHLRDDILHYSKEPAEYLLSDLPSSYGEGATSNSMGFDKELNKEVAIKVIDLEESCLL, from the exons ATGAGAGTTCTCATGCATAGTCCCAAAAGCAAAGCAAATGTTGATACTATTATTGAAAG GTGTGCTGGTGCAGGGCATTTACGAGATGATATCCTCCATTATAGTAAGGAACCAGCTGAATACTTGCTTAGTGACCTGCCAAGCTCTTATGGCGAAGGTGCAACCAGCAACTCAATGGG GTTTGACAAGGAACTGAACAAGGAAGTTGCTATTAAAGTTATTGATTTAGAAGAATC GTGCTTGCTATGA
- the LOC107921002 gene encoding DEAD-box ATP-dependent RNA helicase 15 isoform X1: protein MGEIKDNDTYEEELLDYEEEDEKAPDSASIKAADSAKKGNVGIHSSGFRGFLLKPELLRSIVDSGFEHPSEGKVLNSCLMLTFVNSVN from the exons ATGGGGGAGATAAAGGACAACGACACCTACGAGGAAGAGCTTCTCGACTacgaagaagaagatgaaaaagccCCTGACTCTGCCTCCATTAAGGCTGCTGATTCTGCTAAGAA GGGGAATGTTGGAATTCATAGTTCGGGATTCAGAGGCTTTCTGCTGAAACCGGAGCTGCTTCGATCTATTGTGGATTCTGGTTTTGAACATCCTTCCGAAGGAAAAGTTTTAAACTCATGTCTGATGTTAACATTCGTGAATTCCGTGAATTAA